The Deinococcus koreensis genome window below encodes:
- a CDS encoding Type 1 glutamine amidotransferase-like domain-containing protein, whose translation MKLLLTSGGVTNPSIHGALVGLLPKPIAECRALCIPTAQWGHPMCGPGSVRRFITDQTPATMCGLGWKSVGVLELTALPGISRERWLPWVQGADVLLVDGGDATFLCHWMRESGLAALLPSLPETVWVGVSAGSMVMTPRIGGYFVEWPAAPDDRTLGVVDFSIFPHLNHEMFPGNSMAGAERWAASMTAPCYAIDDQTAIRVVGGAVEVVSEGQWKQLTP comes from the coding sequence ATGAAGCTTCTGCTGACCTCCGGCGGCGTCACCAACCCGAGCATCCACGGGGCGCTGGTCGGCCTGCTGCCGAAACCGATCGCGGAGTGCCGCGCCCTGTGCATCCCCACGGCGCAGTGGGGCCACCCGATGTGTGGGCCAGGCTCCGTACGGCGCTTCATCACCGACCAGACCCCGGCGACCATGTGTGGCCTGGGCTGGAAGTCGGTGGGTGTCCTCGAACTCACGGCGCTGCCGGGCATCAGCCGGGAGCGGTGGCTGCCCTGGGTTCAGGGAGCCGACGTGCTGCTGGTGGATGGGGGCGACGCCACGTTCCTCTGCCACTGGATGCGGGAATCCGGGCTGGCAGCACTCCTGCCGTCTCTGCCCGAGACCGTCTGGGTGGGGGTGAGTGCCGGGAGCATGGTGATGACGCCCCGGATCGGTGGGTACTTCGTCGAATGGCCGGCAGCGCCGGACGACCGAACCCTCGGGGTCGTCGATTTCTCGATCTTCCCGCACCTGAACCACGAGATGTTCCCCGGAAACTCGATGGCCGGCGCGGAACGCTGGGCAGCCAGCATGACGGCGCCGTGCTACGCGATCGACGACCAGACCGCCATCAGGGTGGTGGGGGGCGCCGTCGAAGTGGTCTCCGAAGGGCAGTGGAAGCAGTTGACGCCCTAG
- a CDS encoding NUDIX domain-containing protein has product MSDAGGGTAARVIYDGHIVRLELMENKWEIVRHRDAVAVLALNDQGEMLLVRQFRRAVDALTVEAPAGLVDDGEDAAQAARRELQEEAGLDGDMERLTHFYASPGFCDEALTVFHATNLRESRLPHDEDEEGIEVLWMPPAAVLDGLKDGSLTGSASTVTAALYGVLLGLQRAQARP; this is encoded by the coding sequence ATGAGCGATGCAGGCGGCGGCACGGCGGCGAGGGTCATCTACGACGGGCACATCGTCCGGCTGGAACTGATGGAGAACAAGTGGGAGATCGTGCGCCACCGGGACGCCGTGGCGGTGCTGGCGCTGAACGACCAGGGCGAGATGCTGCTGGTGCGGCAGTTCCGCCGCGCCGTGGACGCCTTGACCGTGGAGGCCCCGGCCGGGCTGGTGGACGACGGCGAGGACGCCGCCCAGGCCGCCCGCCGCGAGTTGCAGGAGGAGGCCGGACTGGACGGCGACATGGAGCGGCTCACCCACTTCTACGCCAGCCCCGGCTTCTGCGACGAGGCCCTGACGGTCTTCCACGCCACCAACCTGCGCGAGAGCAGGCTCCCCCACGACGAGGACGAAGAGGGAATCGAGGTGCTCTGGATGCCGCCGGCAGCCGTGCTGGACGGCCTGAAGGACGGCTCGCTGACCGGCAGCGCCTCGACCGTCACGGCGGCGCTGTACGGGGTGCTGCTCGGGCTGCAGCGTGCCCAGGCGCGGCCGTGA
- a CDS encoding ABC transporter ATP-binding protein — protein MTATKQGAPALPAVEVRGLYKKYGSSAVLEDVHMTVKAGEVYALTGPNGAGKTTLIRTMTGLAFPTDGEVRLLGRDVHTDGPRARAYLGAVVEAPAKFYPQLTGTQNLQVHANLSTMAPGGRKIGRDRLREVMALLELTRMADRKVQEYSLGQRQRLGVASAILADPKVLILDEPTSGLDPLGIGLIHRIVTSLATSGCAVILSTHHLREIATYAHTVGILTGGRLVDTVDLRSRQAAYRFRVDDPVAAATVLERLPFVRKVSTRTPYAIAHLGGESRVPDALAHLGAEGIRVFEASPDHFDLYEYYRERVEQA, from the coding sequence GTGACGGCGACTAAGCAAGGCGCACCGGCCCTTCCGGCTGTAGAAGTGCGCGGCCTGTACAAGAAATACGGTTCGAGTGCCGTCCTTGAGGACGTGCATATGACCGTCAAGGCGGGTGAGGTCTACGCCCTGACCGGCCCCAACGGCGCGGGCAAGACGACCCTGATCCGGACGATGACCGGCCTGGCCTTTCCCACCGACGGCGAGGTCAGGCTGCTCGGGCGCGACGTGCACACCGACGGGCCGCGCGCCCGCGCCTACCTGGGCGCCGTGGTCGAGGCCCCCGCGAAGTTCTACCCGCAGCTCACCGGCACGCAGAACCTGCAGGTGCACGCCAACCTGTCCACCATGGCCCCGGGCGGGCGCAAGATCGGCCGCGACCGTCTGCGCGAGGTCATGGCCCTGCTGGAACTCACGCGCATGGCCGACCGCAAGGTGCAGGAATACTCGCTGGGCCAGCGCCAGCGCCTCGGCGTGGCGAGCGCCATCCTGGCCGATCCCAAGGTGCTCATTCTCGACGAACCCACCAGCGGCCTCGACCCCCTGGGCATCGGGCTGATCCACCGGATCGTGACCAGCCTCGCCACCAGCGGCTGCGCGGTGATCCTCAGCACCCACCACCTGCGCGAGATCGCCACCTACGCGCACACGGTCGGCATCCTGACCGGCGGCCGGCTGGTCGACACCGTGGATCTGCGCTCCCGGCAGGCCGCCTACCGCTTCCGGGTGGATGATCCGGTGGCGGCCGCGACCGTGCTCGAACGCCTGCCCTTCGTGCGCAAGGTCAGCACCCGCACACCCTATGCCATCGCGCATCTGGGCGGCGAATCGCGCGTGCCCGACGCCCTGGCCCACCTGGGCGCCGAGGGTATCCGGGTGTTCGAGGCCAGCCCGGATCATTTCGACCTGTACGAGTACTACCGCGAACGCGTGGAGCAAGCCTGA
- a CDS encoding superoxide dismutase family protein: MLKLPALFALSAVTAGLALAGGLEGPVAMAAPASTPLKATATLRDPAGQVMGTATFEQVGMGMRVSVSAMGLTPGQHGMHIHDLGRCTPGVDPATNTVVPFGGAGGHFDPERSANHDSPQAANKDGHGGDLPMLTVGADGSGKATFTTTKSSLTGMNGVLNRSLIIHARPDDYKSDPAGMTGARERCGIISRDALTVRDYPLPGPQDFPEGVAYDAKKGVLYTGSAATGTIYAINASTGAVSIFNEGGGQGRGSSLGLKVDAQGRVWSAGGATGKVTVFSPDGFPVAILQTPKSPNPYVNDLVPAPDGNVYVTDSTRPVIFRVTPDLKLSAWLDLAGTPIKYGPGINLNGIVATPDGRALLVMQLNTGDLWRIDLRSRAVRKVMGGLTHGDGLLLIGRTLYVARNADQVVSKVMLNADYTGGQLVAEEPLAGLRFPATLAAVGGDLVVTQSQLNKLQGGTPETPFRLTRFPQF; encoded by the coding sequence ATGCTGAAACTTCCTGCCCTCTTCGCCCTGAGCGCCGTGACCGCCGGACTCGCCCTGGCCGGCGGCCTGGAGGGCCCGGTGGCGATGGCCGCCCCCGCCAGCACGCCCCTGAAGGCCACCGCGACCCTGCGTGATCCGGCCGGGCAGGTCATGGGCACGGCGACGTTCGAGCAGGTCGGCATGGGAATGCGCGTCTCCGTGAGCGCCATGGGCCTCACCCCCGGCCAGCACGGAATGCACATCCACGACCTGGGCAGATGCACGCCCGGCGTCGATCCGGCCACCAACACGGTCGTGCCCTTCGGCGGCGCGGGCGGGCACTTCGACCCCGAGCGCAGCGCCAACCACGACTCCCCGCAGGCCGCCAACAAGGACGGCCACGGCGGCGACCTGCCCATGCTGACCGTGGGGGCCGATGGCAGTGGGAAGGCGACCTTCACCACCACCAAATCCAGCCTGACGGGCATGAACGGCGTGCTGAACCGCTCGCTGATCATCCACGCCCGGCCGGACGACTACAAGAGCGACCCGGCCGGGATGACCGGCGCCCGCGAGCGCTGCGGGATCATCAGCCGCGACGCCCTGACCGTGCGCGACTACCCGCTGCCCGGCCCGCAGGACTTCCCTGAAGGCGTGGCCTATGACGCCAAGAAGGGAGTGCTCTATACCGGCAGCGCGGCGACCGGCACCATCTACGCCATCAACGCCTCCACGGGAGCGGTCAGTATCTTCAACGAGGGCGGCGGCCAGGGGCGGGGCAGCTCGCTGGGCCTCAAGGTGGATGCCCAGGGGCGCGTCTGGTCCGCGGGCGGCGCCACGGGCAAGGTCACGGTGTTCAGCCCCGACGGCTTCCCGGTCGCCATCCTGCAGACCCCGAAATCGCCGAACCCCTACGTCAACGACCTGGTTCCGGCGCCCGACGGCAACGTGTATGTCACGGACTCCACGCGGCCGGTGATCTTCCGGGTCACGCCGGATCTGAAGCTGAGCGCCTGGCTCGACCTGGCGGGCACGCCGATCAAGTACGGCCCCGGTATCAACCTCAACGGCATCGTCGCCACGCCGGACGGCCGCGCGCTGCTGGTGATGCAGCTCAACACTGGCGACCTGTGGCGCATCGACCTGCGGAGCAGGGCCGTCCGCAAGGTCATGGGGGGCCTGACCCACGGGGACGGCCTGCTGCTGATCGGGCGCACCCTGTACGTGGCGCGCAACGCCGATCAGGTGGTCAGCAAGGTCATGCTGAACGCCGACTATACGGGTGGTCAGCTGGTCGCCGAGGAACCCCTGGCGGGACTGCGCTTCCCGGCCACCCTGGCGGCGGTCGGCGGCGATCTGGTGGTCACGCAGAGCCAGCTCAACAAGCTCCAGGGGGGCACCCCCGAAACGCCGTTCAGGCTTACCCGCTTCCCCCAATTCTGA
- a CDS encoding PQQ-dependent sugar dehydrogenase, whose product MLRAVAPAALSAALLLSTALAQTQPPPTPRPVPPGEPPVTVTATRNEPTPLEFTADKLARLKVPAGFSIKVMATGLGNARMLHVMPDGGIYLSRRQQGDVWYLKDVNRDGKIEARERRMVAQNMKLAHGMDVKDGKMYVVGEKTIWVMDMAKDGSLSVPRVFANGFPDAGQHPARTLKWGPDGYLYASFGSTNNDAPTPNPEEATILRLSPDGSTREVYARGLRHTIGFGWHPASGVLYGWDQGSDWHGDNIPPEEINVIERNKDYGWPFCYGDKVPDPYVNVGNIPGKITKQEYCARTQGSVLNYTSHAAGIAMNYYSGSMFPAEMRNDAFVAARGSWNRSQPSGYEIVRVVFDAANKPTGIEPFVTGFVYQDGDVWKQFGRVAGVATYTDGSLLFTDDQSGVIYRVMYTGGN is encoded by the coding sequence ATGTTGAGAGCTGTAGCCCCTGCTGCCTTGAGTGCCGCCCTGCTGCTGAGTACCGCGCTGGCCCAGACCCAGCCGCCCCCCACGCCCCGCCCCGTCCCCCCCGGTGAGCCCCCCGTGACCGTCACGGCCACGCGCAACGAGCCCACCCCGCTGGAGTTCACCGCGGACAAGCTGGCCCGCCTGAAGGTGCCCGCCGGCTTCTCCATCAAGGTCATGGCGACCGGCCTGGGCAACGCCCGGATGCTCCACGTCATGCCCGACGGCGGCATCTACCTCTCGCGCCGCCAGCAGGGAGACGTCTGGTACCTCAAGGACGTGAACCGGGACGGCAAGATCGAGGCCCGCGAACGCCGCATGGTCGCCCAGAACATGAAGCTGGCGCACGGCATGGACGTCAAGGACGGCAAGATGTACGTGGTGGGCGAGAAGACCATCTGGGTCATGGACATGGCGAAAGACGGCTCCCTGAGCGTGCCGCGCGTGTTCGCCAACGGTTTTCCCGACGCCGGGCAGCACCCCGCCCGCACCCTCAAGTGGGGCCCCGACGGCTACCTGTACGCCTCCTTCGGCTCCACCAACAACGACGCCCCCACCCCGAACCCCGAGGAGGCCACCATCCTGCGCCTGAGCCCGGACGGCAGCACGCGCGAGGTCTACGCGCGCGGCCTGCGCCACACCATCGGCTTCGGCTGGCACCCGGCCAGCGGCGTGCTGTACGGCTGGGATCAGGGCTCGGACTGGCACGGCGACAACATCCCGCCCGAAGAGATCAACGTGATCGAGCGCAATAAGGATTACGGCTGGCCCTTCTGCTACGGCGACAAGGTGCCCGATCCCTATGTGAACGTGGGCAACATCCCCGGCAAGATCACCAAGCAGGAGTACTGCGCCCGCACCCAGGGCAGCGTGCTGAACTACACCTCCCACGCGGCAGGCATCGCCATGAACTACTACAGCGGCTCGATGTTCCCCGCCGAGATGCGCAACGACGCCTTCGTGGCGGCGCGCGGCTCGTGGAACCGCAGCCAGCCCAGCGGCTACGAGATTGTGCGCGTGGTCTTCGACGCCGCAAACAAACCCACCGGCATCGAACCCTTCGTGACCGGCTTCGTGTACCAGGACGGCGACGTGTGGAAACAGTTCGGACGGGTGGCCGGCGTGGCGACCTACACCGACGGCTCGCTGCTGTTCACCGATGACCAGAGCGGCGTGATCTACCGCGTGATGTACACGGGAGGGAACTGA
- a CDS encoding ABC transporter permease, giving the protein MITLLLLEFRKLFGARSAKLALLVTFILPLVWAFAPRLSALIKVNLISGWQLPAVSIGVTIQYLLPLFIALTVAEMIGSEVSQGTLAPLLLRPVDRTKVIASKLIVALSYPFLLMITTVTGSLLSGIPLGFGTFLGGTGLGPGLFVGVGELGSGAAFAEVLRGATLAAVALMPIAALSLLYGVLYLNTAAAALATFATLILMRLLVVFPETIQRILLTSHLGIYAQQGDITQPLILLLIYTAGFGLMSIFAFDRRDV; this is encoded by the coding sequence GTGATCACCCTGCTGCTGTTGGAATTCCGCAAGCTGTTCGGCGCGCGCAGCGCCAAGCTGGCCCTGCTGGTCACCTTCATCCTGCCGCTGGTGTGGGCCTTCGCCCCGCGCCTGAGCGCGCTGATCAAGGTCAACCTGATCAGCGGCTGGCAGCTGCCGGCGGTCAGCATCGGCGTGACCATCCAGTACCTGCTGCCGCTGTTCATCGCGCTGACCGTGGCCGAGATGATCGGCTCGGAGGTCTCGCAGGGCACCCTGGCCCCGCTGCTGCTGCGGCCCGTCGACCGCACCAAGGTGATCGCCAGCAAGCTGATCGTGGCGCTCTCCTACCCGTTCCTGCTGATGATCACCACGGTGACCGGCTCGCTGCTCTCGGGCATTCCGCTGGGCTTCGGCACCTTCCTGGGCGGCACCGGGCTGGGGCCGGGTCTGTTCGTGGGCGTGGGCGAACTGGGCAGCGGCGCGGCCTTCGCCGAGGTGCTGCGCGGCGCGACCCTGGCGGCCGTGGCCCTGATGCCCATCGCGGCCCTCTCGCTGCTGTACGGCGTGCTGTACCTGAACACGGCGGCGGCGGCCCTGGCCACCTTCGCCACGCTGATCCTGATGCGCCTGCTGGTGGTCTTCCCCGAGACCATCCAGCGCATCCTGCTGACCTCGCACCTGGGCATCTACGCGCAGCAGGGCGACATCACGCAGCCGCTGATCCTGCTGCTGATCTACACCGCGGGCTTCGGCCTGATGAGCATCTTCGCCTTCGACCGCCGCGACGTCTAG
- a CDS encoding globin: MTAPISLSPGGSLYDRIGPAALEALVTEFYRHVAADPELAPLFPTDLTLTAEKQRAFLSGFMGGPPLYHQRFGNPMLRARHLPHAITPRRARAWLACMEAALRATPAIAPAEAQELYGALSRVAVHMVNTPDAEEEAAVAGAEPHRRT, encoded by the coding sequence ATGACCGCGCCCATCAGCCTGAGCCCTGGCGGGAGCCTGTACGACCGGATCGGGCCGGCCGCGCTGGAGGCCCTGGTCACGGAGTTCTACCGGCACGTGGCGGCCGACCCGGAGCTGGCCCCCCTATTCCCCACGGATCTGACCCTGACCGCCGAGAAGCAGCGGGCCTTCCTGAGCGGCTTCATGGGTGGGCCGCCGCTCTATCACCAGCGCTTCGGCAACCCCATGCTGCGCGCCCGGCACCTGCCGCACGCGATCACGCCGCGCCGCGCCCGCGCCTGGCTGGCGTGTATGGAAGCCGCGCTGCGGGCCACCCCCGCCATCGCGCCGGCCGAGGCTCAGGAGCTGTACGGAGCGCTGTCGCGGGTCGCGGTGCATATGGTGAACACGCCGGATGCCGAGGAGGAAGCGGCGGTGGCCGGCGCCGAGCCACACCGCCGGACGTGA
- a CDS encoding SDR family oxidoreductase translates to MRVLFIGGTGIISSACSELALQSGTELYLLNRGQSVRPVPEGAHVLHGDIRDPESVRRALGDLRFDAVVNWVAFTPEHIETDLALFRGRTRQYVFISSASAYQTPPANLPVVESTPLVNPFWEYSRNKIACEDRLTRALREEAFPVTIIRPSHTYDRTLLPMDGGYTVVSRMRQGRPVIVHGDGTSLWVLTHHSDFAQGFVPLLGNPHAHGEVFHITSDELLTWNGIFHEVARAAGTEAQIVHIPSERIAAADPDWGAGLLGDKSHSMIFDNAKIKRVVPGFACTVPFARGAEEIMAWYDADPARQVVDEALDRRMDELIAAYGRG, encoded by the coding sequence ATGAGAGTGCTGTTTATCGGTGGAACGGGCATCATCAGCTCGGCGTGTTCGGAACTGGCCCTGCAGAGCGGCACCGAGCTGTATCTGCTCAACCGGGGCCAGAGCGTGCGGCCCGTCCCGGAGGGTGCCCACGTCCTGCACGGCGATATCCGCGATCCGGAGTCCGTGCGGCGGGCCCTCGGCGACCTGCGTTTCGACGCCGTCGTCAACTGGGTCGCCTTCACGCCCGAGCACATCGAGACCGATCTGGCGCTGTTCCGGGGGCGGACGCGGCAGTACGTGTTCATCTCCTCGGCCTCAGCGTACCAGACACCGCCCGCGAACCTGCCGGTCGTGGAGTCCACGCCGCTGGTCAACCCGTTCTGGGAGTATTCGAGAAACAAGATCGCCTGCGAGGATCGCCTGACCCGGGCGCTCAGGGAAGAGGCCTTCCCGGTCACCATCATCCGGCCCTCGCACACCTACGACCGCACGCTGCTGCCCATGGACGGCGGCTACACGGTGGTGAGCCGCATGAGGCAGGGCAGGCCCGTGATCGTGCACGGCGACGGCACCTCGCTGTGGGTGCTGACCCACCACAGCGACTTCGCCCAGGGCTTCGTGCCGCTGCTGGGCAACCCGCACGCGCACGGCGAGGTCTTCCACATCACCTCGGACGAGCTGCTGACCTGGAACGGGATTTTCCACGAGGTCGCGCGGGCGGCGGGCACCGAGGCGCAGATTGTCCACATCCCCTCCGAGCGGATCGCGGCGGCCGACCCGGACTGGGGCGCGGGCCTGCTGGGCGACAAATCGCACTCCATGATCTTCGACAACGCCAAGATCAAGCGTGTGGTGCCCGGTTTCGCCTGCACGGTGCCCTTTGCGCGGGGGGCTGAGGAGATCATGGCGTGGTACGACGCCGACCCGGCGCGGCAGGTGGTGGACGAGGCGCTGGATCGGCGAATGGATGAATTGATCGCAGCGTATGGGAGGGGGTAG
- a CDS encoding DUF6174 domain-containing protein, protein MILRRLSVSLLALTLAAPALAGGGGQPVARPPAQPGVTPLNTTCREDYVRPDFAALSRQLQAARARWAAAGVRSYAYDVRQVAAPVLFPETRVTVTNGRVTSAVLKPGEAGEPNRLARQTVEQRFAAIAQTLAYQRPNRCPEVRVSYDPARGYPTFLYSGMGDGGIADGYGEWTVTNFTVNR, encoded by the coding sequence ATGATCCTGCGCCGACTGTCCGTGTCCCTGCTCGCCCTGACCCTGGCTGCCCCGGCGCTGGCAGGAGGTGGAGGCCAGCCCGTCGCCCGGCCGCCAGCCCAGCCAGGGGTCACGCCCCTGAATACCACCTGCCGCGAGGACTACGTGCGTCCGGACTTCGCCGCCCTGAGCCGCCAGCTGCAGGCGGCCCGGGCCCGCTGGGCCGCCGCCGGGGTGCGGAGCTACGCCTACGACGTGCGGCAGGTCGCCGCGCCCGTGCTGTTCCCCGAGACGCGCGTGACGGTCACGAACGGCCGGGTGACCTCCGCCGTCCTCAAGCCGGGGGAGGCCGGTGAACCCAACCGCCTGGCCCGCCAGACGGTGGAGCAGCGCTTCGCCGCCATCGCCCAGACGCTGGCCTATCAGCGCCCGAACCGCTGCCCGGAGGTGAGGGTCAGCTACGACCCGGCGCGCGGCTACCCCACCTTCCTCTACAGCGGCATGGGCGACGGCGGCATCGCCGACGGCTACGGCGAATGGACGGTCACGAACTTCACCGTGAACCGCTGA
- a CDS encoding 1,4-dihydroxy-6-naphthoate synthase — MSDLPSSSTLPAVLELGYSFCPNDTFIFHALHAGLTPAPLPVREVLEDVQTLNEWALQGRLPMTKISYRAYFGVMERYVALRSGGALGRGVGPLIVTRGDLEDLNGRVVASPGALTTAELLLRLVFPEVRVLRMRYDEVMPAVQRGEYQGQPVDAGLIIHESRFTFQNYGLHQRLDLGAWWEGQTGLPLPLGAILVRRDLPLETQRALDTAVRGSLEYAHAHPEAARSYIREHALEMSDEVMQAHIDLYVNDFSLDVGPEGERAVKELRRRAVEVGAVAPSTLPLFVE, encoded by the coding sequence ATGAGCGACCTGCCCTCCTCCTCCACCCTCCCCGCCGTGCTGGAATTGGGCTACTCGTTTTGCCCCAACGACACCTTTATCTTCCACGCGCTGCACGCCGGCCTGACCCCCGCGCCGCTGCCCGTGCGCGAGGTGCTGGAGGACGTGCAGACCCTGAACGAGTGGGCGCTGCAGGGCCGGCTGCCCATGACCAAGATCAGTTACCGCGCCTACTTCGGGGTCATGGAGCGGTACGTGGCGCTGCGCTCGGGAGGCGCGCTGGGCCGGGGCGTGGGGCCGCTGATCGTGACGCGCGGCGACCTGGAGGATCTGAACGGACGCGTGGTGGCCTCGCCGGGCGCGCTGACCACCGCCGAACTGCTGCTGCGGCTGGTCTTCCCGGAGGTGCGCGTGCTCCGGATGCGCTACGACGAGGTGATGCCCGCCGTGCAGCGCGGCGAGTACCAGGGCCAGCCGGTGGACGCGGGGCTGATCATCCACGAGTCGCGCTTCACCTTCCAGAACTACGGACTGCATCAGCGCCTCGACCTGGGCGCGTGGTGGGAGGGTCAAACGGGGCTGCCGCTGCCGCTGGGCGCCATTCTGGTGCGCCGCGATCTGCCGCTGGAGACGCAGCGCGCGCTGGACACGGCCGTCCGGGGCAGCCTGGAGTACGCCCATGCCCACCCGGAGGCCGCCCGCAGCTATATCCGCGAGCACGCCCTGGAGATGTCGGACGAGGTCATGCAGGCGCACATCGACCTGTACGTCAACGACTTCTCCCTGGACGTGGGGCCGGAGGGGGAACGCGCCGTGAAGGAACTGCGCCGCCGGGCGGTGGAGGTCGGCGCCGTGGCGCCCTCCACCCTGCCCCTCTTCGTGGAATGA
- a CDS encoding alpha/beta fold hydrolase yields the protein MKRTFFPLTALLCASALAGGADGQSVPDQGTVTVGGATVFYKATGSGEPLLFIHGYPLSGELFKNNRTLPGYRVITVDLPGFGKSRAPGREASIENYATTMLGFMDALKIDRAIVGGMSMGGMTLLQMYKQAPQRIRGMILIDTTADPAGIAEAASWRGNGQQAQEKGVASLVDGLLPRMLTGPSRATLPNQVAHLSGLVKAASLNGAVGGANALASRPDANPVLPTITVPTLILAGIEDNVTPRELQLKMNAAIRGSRFVELPGAGHAAIFEKAQAANAAMLSWLRTVR from the coding sequence ATGAAACGTACTTTCTTCCCGCTGACTGCCCTGCTCTGCGCCTCCGCCCTTGCCGGAGGCGCCGACGGGCAGAGCGTCCCCGATCAGGGCACGGTCACCGTCGGCGGCGCCACGGTGTTCTACAAGGCCACCGGCAGCGGTGAGCCCCTGCTGTTCATCCACGGCTACCCGCTGAGCGGCGAGCTGTTCAAGAACAACCGCACCCTGCCAGGCTACCGCGTCATCACGGTCGATCTGCCGGGCTTCGGCAAGAGCCGGGCCCCTGGCCGCGAGGCCAGCATCGAGAACTACGCCACGACCATGCTGGGCTTCATGGACGCCCTGAAGATCGACCGGGCCATCGTGGGCGGCATGAGCATGGGCGGCATGACCCTGCTGCAGATGTACAAGCAGGCCCCCCAGCGCATCAGGGGCATGATCCTGATCGACACCACCGCCGACCCTGCCGGCATCGCCGAGGCGGCCAGCTGGCGCGGCAACGGCCAGCAGGCACAGGAAAAGGGCGTCGCCAGCCTGGTGGACGGCCTGCTGCCCCGCATGCTCACCGGCCCCAGCCGGGCCACCCTGCCGAACCAGGTCGCGCACCTGTCGGGCCTCGTGAAGGCGGCCAGCCTGAACGGCGCGGTGGGCGGCGCGAACGCCCTGGCCAGCCGCCCCGACGCCAATCCGGTGCTGCCGACCATCACGGTGCCGACCCTGATCCTCGCCGGTATCGAGGATAACGTGACCCCCAGGGAGCTGCAGCTCAAGATGAACGCCGCCATCCGCGGCAGCCGCTTCGTGGAGCTGCCGGGCGCCGGCCACGCCGCCATCTTCGAGAAGGCTCAGGCCGCCAACGCCGCCATGCTGAGCTGGCTCCGTACCGTTCGCTGA
- the ribF gene encoding riboflavin biosynthesis protein RibF, with amino-acid sequence MKTYVSPTQRPDTETVVAIGSFDGVHLGHQALIAQLRAKARQYRVPCVVYTFDPPTRVLTQGVEFLSTLPEKLDLLTRYGVDETVAVPFTPEFASRPKEAFLDDLRTLRPRALVVGEDFHFGRGRAGGVVDLRSVTPEVVALPMHQVSGEDIKSTRIREYLRVGDVDGAGRLLGRHYDAQGVVVQGDQLGRTIGWPTANIQVPDGKALPMGVFAVVAIADPALGHDGRWHGMANVGYRPTVNGTARRFEVHLFDFSGDLYGQEIQIKFFAHLRGEQKFAGLDALKAQLQLDAEQARALLWDVR; translated from the coding sequence GTGAAGACCTATGTCTCCCCCACCCAGCGGCCCGACACCGAGACCGTGGTGGCGATCGGTTCCTTCGACGGCGTGCACCTGGGGCACCAGGCCCTGATCGCGCAGCTCAGGGCCAAGGCGCGGCAGTACCGGGTGCCCTGCGTGGTCTACACCTTCGACCCGCCGACGCGCGTGCTCACGCAGGGCGTGGAATTCCTCTCCACCCTGCCCGAGAAGCTGGATCTGCTGACCCGCTACGGCGTGGACGAGACGGTCGCCGTGCCCTTCACGCCCGAATTCGCCTCACGGCCCAAGGAGGCCTTTCTGGACGACCTGCGGACGCTGCGCCCGCGCGCCCTGGTGGTCGGCGAGGATTTCCACTTCGGCCGCGGCCGGGCCGGCGGCGTGGTCGACCTGCGGAGCGTGACCCCCGAGGTCGTGGCGCTGCCCATGCATCAGGTGAGCGGCGAGGACATCAAGAGCACCCGCATCCGCGAGTACTTGAGGGTCGGCGACGTGGACGGCGCGGGCCGCCTGCTGGGCCGCCACTACGACGCGCAGGGCGTGGTCGTGCAGGGCGACCAGCTCGGGCGCACGATCGGCTGGCCCACCGCCAACATCCAGGTGCCCGACGGCAAGGCCCTGCCCATGGGCGTGTTCGCGGTGGTGGCGATCGCTGACCCGGCGCTGGGTCACGACGGACGCTGGCATGGTATGGCGAACGTGGGCTACCGCCCGACCGTGAACGGCACGGCACGGCGCTTCGAGGTGCACCTGTTCGACTTCAGCGGCGACCTCTACGGCCAGGAGATCCAGATCAAGTTCTTCGCCCATCTCCGTGGCGAGCAGAAATTCGCTGGCCTGGACGCCCTGAAGGCGCAGCTCCAGCTGGATGCCGAGCAGGCCCGCGCCCTGCTCTGGGACGTGCGCTGA